One genomic window of Hippocampus zosterae strain Florida chromosome 12, ASM2543408v3, whole genome shotgun sequence includes the following:
- the itga6a gene encoding integrin alpha-6 isoform X1, whose protein sequence is MLLRGGVCVVLFSLLNAPFAPAFNLDTNHVIRKGGEPGSLFGFSLAMHRQLNPDKRMLLIGAPRARALGKQNANVTGGLYKCDMNLSPDCERVLFDSEEDIQVENKENQWMGVTVQSQGPGGKIVTCAHRYQRRMFVNTPQEARDITGRCYVLSQDLTIDESSDEDGGNWNFCDGRARGHEMFGSCQQGLAATFTKDYHYLVFGAPGAYNWKGIVRVEQKNNTLLEMGVYDDGPYEVGDELVLNPELVPVPANSYLGFSLDSGHSITRRRGLTVVAGAPRANHSGAVLLLRKEKQGSNRLAVDHTLLGPGLASSFGYDVAVADLNGDGWQDIVVGAPQFYMKDKDVGGAAYVYINQAGRWPGGAPVRLNGTRDSMFGLAVENIGDVNQDSYQDIAIGAPYDDGGAGMVYIYHGSARGISTRPAQIISGKDYNIRLFGYSLAGNMDLDGNSYPDLAVGSLSDSALIYRARPVISIHQKVKISPREIDLTIKNCGNNICFTVDSCFSYKANPASYNPRITLGYSVEADGMRRKQGLVSRVVFLNKSDSETEHQFNGTVDLRGQKQETCIKIKAKLKDNIKDKMRSIPIEVSAHIVGTKRQKAKSGLPPLMPILDSSQSNKETVEVNFVKEGCGSDHVCRSNLMMDYKLLYKQSNQDIYSPLPTRDNVSVFHLTYERKDLALRLTVSNMNGDDAYEAKLMGSFPDTLSYSGVRSHRTTMDKQIICVANQNGSEADCEVGNPFKRGSQVTFYIILSTAAMTLETAEIDIDLQLQTTSVQNLAQVRVKAKVMIELPLSVTGEAHPHRVSFGGVVRGESAMKTEEEIGSLVNYTFRINNLWDASIKSSLHIQWPKSNNNGKWLLYLVKVNANEGPRDVICTPEFEINPLKHIQESSAFRTKREISPKKTRGKNCSLSDKNRSLACGKDLQCVLLKCPLQGLDGSTVKLRARLWNSTFLEDYTSLSSLDIIVRASLVLHTQSTNMILQTPDTDVKLTVFPESAVAQYGGVPWWIIIVAVLAGILILALLVCLLWKVSGKHSVKEGKKEKGAETGMHCPMKSMYSKISVGIKSRITVDGIQPHRSTVNFNQRWL, encoded by the exons AGGATATCCAAGTTGAGAACAAGGAGAACCAGTGGATGGGGGTCACGGTACAGAGTCAAGGACCTGGGGGAAAGATTGTG ACGTGCGCTCACCGCTACCAAAGGCGCATGTTTGTGAACACGCCCCAGGAGGCCCGTGACATCACCGGCCGCTGCTACGTCCTGAGCCAAGACCTGACCATCGACGAGTCGTCGGACGAGGACGGCGGCAACTGGAACTTCTGCGATGGCAGGGCCAGAGGACACGAGATGTTCGGGTCGTGTCAGCAGGGTCTCGCCGCCACTTTCACCAAGGACTACCATTACCTGGTGTTCGGAGCGCCTGGAGCGTACAACTGGAAAG GCATCGTACGGGtggagcaaaaaaacaacaccctgTTGGAGATGGGCGTGTATGACGACGGGCCTTATGAAGTGGGCGATGAGCTGGTCTTGAACCCGGAGCTCGTACCTGTACCTGCCAATAGCTACCTCG GATTCTCTCTGGACTCTGGACACAGCATCACCAGGAGGCGTGGCTTAACGGTGGTGGCTGGCGCGCCCAGAGCCAATCACAGCGGAGCCGTGCTGCTGCTGAGGAAAGAGAAACAAGGCTCGAACCGACTTGCGGTGGACCACACCCTGCTCGGCCCGGGGCTGGCGTCCTCTTTTGGATACGATGTGGCCGTAGCAGACCTAAATGGGGACGG ATGGCAGGACATAGTCGTGGGAGCGCCCCAGTTCTACATGAAGGACAAAGACGTCGGAGGGGCCGCTTACGTTTACATCAACCAGGCGGGACGATGGCCAGGCGGCGCTCCCGTCCGTCTCAATGGGACGAGAGACTCCATGTTTGGTCTGGCGGTGGAGAACATTGGAGACGTCAATCAAGACTCTTATCAAG atATCGCCATCGGAGCACCTTATGATGACGGCGGTGCCGGAATGGTCTACATTTATCATGGCTCTGCACGGGGAATAAGCACACGCCCGGCTCAG ATTATTTCCGGCAAAGATTACAACATCCGACTGTTTGGCTATTCTCTGGCAGGGAACATGGACCTGGACGGCAATTCTTATCCGGACCTTGCCGTGGGCTCTCTGTCAGACTCGGCACTCATTTACAG gGCAAGACCAGTCATTAGTATCCACCAAAAGGTCAAAATCTCCCCACGGGAAATTGACCTGACCATAAAGAACTGTGGAAACAACATCTg CTTCACTGTGGATTCTTGCTTCAGCTACAAGGCAAACCCCGCATCTTACAATCCAAGAATAA CTCTCGGATATTCTGTGGAGGCGGACGGAATGCGCCGGAAACAAGGGTTGGTCTCCAGAGTCgtgtttttgaacaaatccGACTCGGAAACAGAACACCAGTTTAACGGCACCGTGGACCTCCGAGGACAAAAGCAGGAAACGTGCATTAAGATAAAAGCCAAGTTGAAG gacAATATTAAGGATAAGATGCGAAGCATTCCCATCGAGGTGTCTGCACATATAGTTGGTACCAAGCGACAAAAGGCAAAGAGCGGCCTCCCGCCGCTGATGCCAATTTTGGACTCTTCTCAGTCTAACAAAGAAACCGTTGAG GTGAATTTTGTAAAGGAAGGATGCGGAAGTGATCATGTTTGTCGCAGTAACCTGATGATGGACTACAAATTGCTGTACAAGCAAAGCAATCAAGACATTTACTCGCCTTTGCCCAC AAGGGACAACGTGTCTGTGTTTCATCTGACGTACGAGAGGAAGGACTTGGCTTTGCGGCTGACCGTCAGCAACATGAACGGTGATGACGCCTATGAAGCCAAGCTGATGGGCTCGTTCCCCGACACGCTGTCGTATTCGGGTGTCCGCTCACATCGCACCACG ATGGACAAGCAAATCATATGCGTCGCGAATCAAAACGGCTCTGAGGCCGACTGCGAGGTCGGCAACCCATTTAAGCGGGGATCCCAG GTGACATTTTACATCATCCTGAGCACCGCGGCGATGACACTGGAGACCGCAGAGATTGATATCGACCTGCAGCTCCAAAC AACCAGCGTACAAAATTTGGCCCAAGTGAGAGTCAAAGCCAAAGTGATGATTGAATTGCCCTTGTCGGTGACTGG GGAGGCCCATCCTCATCGGGTTTCGTTTGGCGGAGTTGTGAGGGGAGAGAGCGCCATGAAGACCGAAGAGGAGATTGGCAGTTTGGTCAATTACACATTCAGA ATCAACAACTTGTGGGACGCTTCCATCAAATCGTCGCTGCACATCCAGTGGCCCAAATCCAACAACAATGGCAAATGGCTTTTGTACCTGGTGAAAGTGAACGCTAACGAAGGCCCGCGCGATGTCATTTGCACACCAGAGTTTGAGATCAATCCTTTAAAACACATCCAG GAGAGTTCTGCGTTCAGGACAAAGCGGGAAATTTCACCgaaaaaaacaagaggaaaGAATTGCTCGCTGTCAGACAAAAATAGGAGTTTG GCATGTGGGAAAGATTTGCAGTGTGTGCTGCTTAAGTGCCCCCTGCAGGGACTCGACGGGTCGACAGTGAAACTCAGAGCTCGTCTGTGGAACTCAACCTTTCTGGAG GATTACACTTCGCTTTCGTCCCTGGACATCATTGTGAGGGCTTCGCTGGTGCTCCACACTCAGTCCACAAACATGATCCTGCAAACTCCTGACACTGAC GTGAAGCTTACAGTGTTCCCTGAGAGTGCGGTAGCCCAGTATGGTGGCGTCCCCTGGTGGATCATCATCGTAGCTGTTCTGGCAGGGATCTTGATTTTGGCATTGTTGGTCTGTCTGCTGTGGAAGGTGAGTGGAAAGCATTCagtcaaagaaggaaaaaaggaaaaaggagcTGAGACGGGGATGCACTGCCCAATGAAAAGCATGTACAGTAAGATTTCtgtaggcataaaaagcaggattacagtGGATGGCATTCAACCACACCGGTCAACAGTAAactttaatcagagatggctttag
- the itga6a gene encoding integrin alpha-6 isoform X3 encodes MLLRGGVCVVLFSLLNAPFAPAFNLDTNHVIRKGGEPGSLFGFSLAMHRQLNPDKRMLLIGAPRARALGKQNANVTGGLYKCDMNLSPDCERVLFDSEEDIQVENKENQWMGVTVQSQGPGGKIVEARDITGRCYVLSQDLTIDESSDEDGGNWNFCDGRARGHEMFGSCQQGLAATFTKDYHYLVFGAPGAYNWKGIVRVEQKNNTLLEMGVYDDGPYEVGDELVLNPELVPVPANSYLGFSLDSGHSITRRRGLTVVAGAPRANHSGAVLLLRKEKQGSNRLAVDHTLLGPGLASSFGYDVAVADLNGDGWQDIVVGAPQFYMKDKDVGGAAYVYINQAGRWPGGAPVRLNGTRDSMFGLAVENIGDVNQDSYQDIAIGAPYDDGGAGMVYIYHGSARGISTRPAQIISGKDYNIRLFGYSLAGNMDLDGNSYPDLAVGSLSDSALIYRARPVISIHQKVKISPREIDLTIKNCGNNICFTVDSCFSYKANPASYNPRITLGYSVEADGMRRKQGLVSRVVFLNKSDSETEHQFNGTVDLRGQKQETCIKIKAKLKDNIKDKMRSIPIEVSAHIVGTKRQKAKSGLPPLMPILDSSQSNKETVEVNFVKEGCGSDHVCRSNLMMDYKLLYKQSNQDIYSPLPTRDNVSVFHLTYERKDLALRLTVSNMNGDDAYEAKLMGSFPDTLSYSGVRSHRTTMDKQIICVANQNGSEADCEVGNPFKRGSQVTFYIILSTAAMTLETAEIDIDLQLQTTSVQNLAQVRVKAKVMIELPLSVTGEAHPHRVSFGGVVRGESAMKTEEEIGSLVNYTFRINNLWDASIKSSLHIQWPKSNNNGKWLLYLVKVNANEGPRDVICTPEFEINPLKHIQESSAFRTKREISPKKTRGKNCSLSDKNRSLACGKDLQCVLLKCPLQGLDGSTVKLRARLWNSTFLEDYTSLSSLDIIVRASLVLHTQSTNMILQTPDTDVKLTVFPESAVAQYGGVPWWIIIVAVLAGILILALLVCLLWKVSGKHSVKEGKKEKGAETGMHCPMKSMYSKISVGIKSRITVDGIQPHRSTVNFNQRWL; translated from the exons AGGATATCCAAGTTGAGAACAAGGAGAACCAGTGGATGGGGGTCACGGTACAGAGTCAAGGACCTGGGGGAAAGATTGTG GAGGCCCGTGACATCACCGGCCGCTGCTACGTCCTGAGCCAAGACCTGACCATCGACGAGTCGTCGGACGAGGACGGCGGCAACTGGAACTTCTGCGATGGCAGGGCCAGAGGACACGAGATGTTCGGGTCGTGTCAGCAGGGTCTCGCCGCCACTTTCACCAAGGACTACCATTACCTGGTGTTCGGAGCGCCTGGAGCGTACAACTGGAAAG GCATCGTACGGGtggagcaaaaaaacaacaccctgTTGGAGATGGGCGTGTATGACGACGGGCCTTATGAAGTGGGCGATGAGCTGGTCTTGAACCCGGAGCTCGTACCTGTACCTGCCAATAGCTACCTCG GATTCTCTCTGGACTCTGGACACAGCATCACCAGGAGGCGTGGCTTAACGGTGGTGGCTGGCGCGCCCAGAGCCAATCACAGCGGAGCCGTGCTGCTGCTGAGGAAAGAGAAACAAGGCTCGAACCGACTTGCGGTGGACCACACCCTGCTCGGCCCGGGGCTGGCGTCCTCTTTTGGATACGATGTGGCCGTAGCAGACCTAAATGGGGACGG ATGGCAGGACATAGTCGTGGGAGCGCCCCAGTTCTACATGAAGGACAAAGACGTCGGAGGGGCCGCTTACGTTTACATCAACCAGGCGGGACGATGGCCAGGCGGCGCTCCCGTCCGTCTCAATGGGACGAGAGACTCCATGTTTGGTCTGGCGGTGGAGAACATTGGAGACGTCAATCAAGACTCTTATCAAG atATCGCCATCGGAGCACCTTATGATGACGGCGGTGCCGGAATGGTCTACATTTATCATGGCTCTGCACGGGGAATAAGCACACGCCCGGCTCAG ATTATTTCCGGCAAAGATTACAACATCCGACTGTTTGGCTATTCTCTGGCAGGGAACATGGACCTGGACGGCAATTCTTATCCGGACCTTGCCGTGGGCTCTCTGTCAGACTCGGCACTCATTTACAG gGCAAGACCAGTCATTAGTATCCACCAAAAGGTCAAAATCTCCCCACGGGAAATTGACCTGACCATAAAGAACTGTGGAAACAACATCTg CTTCACTGTGGATTCTTGCTTCAGCTACAAGGCAAACCCCGCATCTTACAATCCAAGAATAA CTCTCGGATATTCTGTGGAGGCGGACGGAATGCGCCGGAAACAAGGGTTGGTCTCCAGAGTCgtgtttttgaacaaatccGACTCGGAAACAGAACACCAGTTTAACGGCACCGTGGACCTCCGAGGACAAAAGCAGGAAACGTGCATTAAGATAAAAGCCAAGTTGAAG gacAATATTAAGGATAAGATGCGAAGCATTCCCATCGAGGTGTCTGCACATATAGTTGGTACCAAGCGACAAAAGGCAAAGAGCGGCCTCCCGCCGCTGATGCCAATTTTGGACTCTTCTCAGTCTAACAAAGAAACCGTTGAG GTGAATTTTGTAAAGGAAGGATGCGGAAGTGATCATGTTTGTCGCAGTAACCTGATGATGGACTACAAATTGCTGTACAAGCAAAGCAATCAAGACATTTACTCGCCTTTGCCCAC AAGGGACAACGTGTCTGTGTTTCATCTGACGTACGAGAGGAAGGACTTGGCTTTGCGGCTGACCGTCAGCAACATGAACGGTGATGACGCCTATGAAGCCAAGCTGATGGGCTCGTTCCCCGACACGCTGTCGTATTCGGGTGTCCGCTCACATCGCACCACG ATGGACAAGCAAATCATATGCGTCGCGAATCAAAACGGCTCTGAGGCCGACTGCGAGGTCGGCAACCCATTTAAGCGGGGATCCCAG GTGACATTTTACATCATCCTGAGCACCGCGGCGATGACACTGGAGACCGCAGAGATTGATATCGACCTGCAGCTCCAAAC AACCAGCGTACAAAATTTGGCCCAAGTGAGAGTCAAAGCCAAAGTGATGATTGAATTGCCCTTGTCGGTGACTGG GGAGGCCCATCCTCATCGGGTTTCGTTTGGCGGAGTTGTGAGGGGAGAGAGCGCCATGAAGACCGAAGAGGAGATTGGCAGTTTGGTCAATTACACATTCAGA ATCAACAACTTGTGGGACGCTTCCATCAAATCGTCGCTGCACATCCAGTGGCCCAAATCCAACAACAATGGCAAATGGCTTTTGTACCTGGTGAAAGTGAACGCTAACGAAGGCCCGCGCGATGTCATTTGCACACCAGAGTTTGAGATCAATCCTTTAAAACACATCCAG GAGAGTTCTGCGTTCAGGACAAAGCGGGAAATTTCACCgaaaaaaacaagaggaaaGAATTGCTCGCTGTCAGACAAAAATAGGAGTTTG GCATGTGGGAAAGATTTGCAGTGTGTGCTGCTTAAGTGCCCCCTGCAGGGACTCGACGGGTCGACAGTGAAACTCAGAGCTCGTCTGTGGAACTCAACCTTTCTGGAG GATTACACTTCGCTTTCGTCCCTGGACATCATTGTGAGGGCTTCGCTGGTGCTCCACACTCAGTCCACAAACATGATCCTGCAAACTCCTGACACTGAC GTGAAGCTTACAGTGTTCCCTGAGAGTGCGGTAGCCCAGTATGGTGGCGTCCCCTGGTGGATCATCATCGTAGCTGTTCTGGCAGGGATCTTGATTTTGGCATTGTTGGTCTGTCTGCTGTGGAAGGTGAGTGGAAAGCATTCagtcaaagaaggaaaaaaggaaaaaggagcTGAGACGGGGATGCACTGCCCAATGAAAAGCATGTACAGTAAGATTTCtgtaggcataaaaagcaggattacagtGGATGGCATTCAACCACACCGGTCAACAGTAAactttaatcagagatggctttag
- the itga6a gene encoding integrin alpha-6 isoform X2, giving the protein MLLRGGVCVVLFSLLNAPFAPAFNLDTNHVIRKGGEPGSLFGFSLAMHRQLNPDKRMLLIGAPRARALGKQNANVTGGLYKCDMNLSPDCERVLFDSEEDIQVENKENQWMGVTVQSQGPGGKIVTCAHRYQRRMFVNTPQEARDITGRCYVLSQDLTIDESSDEDGGNWNFCDGRARGHEMFGSCQQGLAATFTKDYHYLVFGAPGAYNWKGIVRVEQKNNTLLEMGVYDDGPYEVGDELVLNPELVPVPANSYLGFSLDSGHSITRRRGLTVVAGAPRANHSGAVLLLRKEKQGSNRLAVDHTLLGPGLASSFGYDVAVADLNGDGWQDIVVGAPQFYMKDKDVGGAAYVYINQAGRWPGGAPVRLNGTRDSMFGLAVENIGDVNQDSYQDIAIGAPYDDGGAGMVYIYHGSARGISTRPAQIISGKDYNIRLFGYSLAGNMDLDGNSYPDLAVGSLSDSALIYRARPVISIHQKVKISPREIDLTIKNCGNNICFTVDSCFSYKANPASYNPRITLGYSVEADGMRRKQGLVSRVVFLNKSDSETEHQFNGTVDLRGQKQETCIKIKAKLKDNIKDKMRSIPIEVSAHIVGTKRQKAKSGLPPLMPILDSSQSNKETVEVNFVKEGCGSDHVCRSNLMMDYKLLYKQSNQDIYSPLPTRDNVSVFHLTYERKDLALRLTVSNMNGDDAYEAKLMGSFPDTLSYSGVRSHRTTMDKQIICVANQNGSEADCEVGNPFKRGSQVTFYIILSTAAMTLETAEIDIDLQLQTTSVQNLAQVRVKAKVMIELPLSVTGEAHPHRVSFGGVVRGESAMKTEEEIGSLVNYTFRINNLWDASIKSSLHIQWPKSNNNGKWLLYLVKVNANEGPRDVICTPEFEINPLKHIQESSAFRTKREISPKKTRGKNCSLSDKNRSLACGKDLQCVLLKCPLQGLDGSTVKLRARLWNSTFLEDYTSLSSLDIIVRASLVLHTQSTNMILQTPDTDVKLTVFPESAVAQYGGVPWWIIIVAVLAGILILALLVCLLWKCGFFKRSKQENAIPQYHAVRIRKDSSHYEDGKVKLDAFEKKPWMTMWVDNESYS; this is encoded by the exons AGGATATCCAAGTTGAGAACAAGGAGAACCAGTGGATGGGGGTCACGGTACAGAGTCAAGGACCTGGGGGAAAGATTGTG ACGTGCGCTCACCGCTACCAAAGGCGCATGTTTGTGAACACGCCCCAGGAGGCCCGTGACATCACCGGCCGCTGCTACGTCCTGAGCCAAGACCTGACCATCGACGAGTCGTCGGACGAGGACGGCGGCAACTGGAACTTCTGCGATGGCAGGGCCAGAGGACACGAGATGTTCGGGTCGTGTCAGCAGGGTCTCGCCGCCACTTTCACCAAGGACTACCATTACCTGGTGTTCGGAGCGCCTGGAGCGTACAACTGGAAAG GCATCGTACGGGtggagcaaaaaaacaacaccctgTTGGAGATGGGCGTGTATGACGACGGGCCTTATGAAGTGGGCGATGAGCTGGTCTTGAACCCGGAGCTCGTACCTGTACCTGCCAATAGCTACCTCG GATTCTCTCTGGACTCTGGACACAGCATCACCAGGAGGCGTGGCTTAACGGTGGTGGCTGGCGCGCCCAGAGCCAATCACAGCGGAGCCGTGCTGCTGCTGAGGAAAGAGAAACAAGGCTCGAACCGACTTGCGGTGGACCACACCCTGCTCGGCCCGGGGCTGGCGTCCTCTTTTGGATACGATGTGGCCGTAGCAGACCTAAATGGGGACGG ATGGCAGGACATAGTCGTGGGAGCGCCCCAGTTCTACATGAAGGACAAAGACGTCGGAGGGGCCGCTTACGTTTACATCAACCAGGCGGGACGATGGCCAGGCGGCGCTCCCGTCCGTCTCAATGGGACGAGAGACTCCATGTTTGGTCTGGCGGTGGAGAACATTGGAGACGTCAATCAAGACTCTTATCAAG atATCGCCATCGGAGCACCTTATGATGACGGCGGTGCCGGAATGGTCTACATTTATCATGGCTCTGCACGGGGAATAAGCACACGCCCGGCTCAG ATTATTTCCGGCAAAGATTACAACATCCGACTGTTTGGCTATTCTCTGGCAGGGAACATGGACCTGGACGGCAATTCTTATCCGGACCTTGCCGTGGGCTCTCTGTCAGACTCGGCACTCATTTACAG gGCAAGACCAGTCATTAGTATCCACCAAAAGGTCAAAATCTCCCCACGGGAAATTGACCTGACCATAAAGAACTGTGGAAACAACATCTg CTTCACTGTGGATTCTTGCTTCAGCTACAAGGCAAACCCCGCATCTTACAATCCAAGAATAA CTCTCGGATATTCTGTGGAGGCGGACGGAATGCGCCGGAAACAAGGGTTGGTCTCCAGAGTCgtgtttttgaacaaatccGACTCGGAAACAGAACACCAGTTTAACGGCACCGTGGACCTCCGAGGACAAAAGCAGGAAACGTGCATTAAGATAAAAGCCAAGTTGAAG gacAATATTAAGGATAAGATGCGAAGCATTCCCATCGAGGTGTCTGCACATATAGTTGGTACCAAGCGACAAAAGGCAAAGAGCGGCCTCCCGCCGCTGATGCCAATTTTGGACTCTTCTCAGTCTAACAAAGAAACCGTTGAG GTGAATTTTGTAAAGGAAGGATGCGGAAGTGATCATGTTTGTCGCAGTAACCTGATGATGGACTACAAATTGCTGTACAAGCAAAGCAATCAAGACATTTACTCGCCTTTGCCCAC AAGGGACAACGTGTCTGTGTTTCATCTGACGTACGAGAGGAAGGACTTGGCTTTGCGGCTGACCGTCAGCAACATGAACGGTGATGACGCCTATGAAGCCAAGCTGATGGGCTCGTTCCCCGACACGCTGTCGTATTCGGGTGTCCGCTCACATCGCACCACG ATGGACAAGCAAATCATATGCGTCGCGAATCAAAACGGCTCTGAGGCCGACTGCGAGGTCGGCAACCCATTTAAGCGGGGATCCCAG GTGACATTTTACATCATCCTGAGCACCGCGGCGATGACACTGGAGACCGCAGAGATTGATATCGACCTGCAGCTCCAAAC AACCAGCGTACAAAATTTGGCCCAAGTGAGAGTCAAAGCCAAAGTGATGATTGAATTGCCCTTGTCGGTGACTGG GGAGGCCCATCCTCATCGGGTTTCGTTTGGCGGAGTTGTGAGGGGAGAGAGCGCCATGAAGACCGAAGAGGAGATTGGCAGTTTGGTCAATTACACATTCAGA ATCAACAACTTGTGGGACGCTTCCATCAAATCGTCGCTGCACATCCAGTGGCCCAAATCCAACAACAATGGCAAATGGCTTTTGTACCTGGTGAAAGTGAACGCTAACGAAGGCCCGCGCGATGTCATTTGCACACCAGAGTTTGAGATCAATCCTTTAAAACACATCCAG GAGAGTTCTGCGTTCAGGACAAAGCGGGAAATTTCACCgaaaaaaacaagaggaaaGAATTGCTCGCTGTCAGACAAAAATAGGAGTTTG GCATGTGGGAAAGATTTGCAGTGTGTGCTGCTTAAGTGCCCCCTGCAGGGACTCGACGGGTCGACAGTGAAACTCAGAGCTCGTCTGTGGAACTCAACCTTTCTGGAG GATTACACTTCGCTTTCGTCCCTGGACATCATTGTGAGGGCTTCGCTGGTGCTCCACACTCAGTCCACAAACATGATCCTGCAAACTCCTGACACTGAC GTGAAGCTTACAGTGTTCCCTGAGAGTGCGGTAGCCCAGTATGGTGGCGTCCCCTGGTGGATCATCATCGTAGCTGTTCTGGCAGGGATCTTGATTTTGGCATTGTTGGTCTGTCTGCTGTGGAAG TGTGGCTTTTTCAAACGCTCCAAGCAGGAGAACGCCATTCCTCAGTATCATGCCGTGCGGATCCGGAAGGATTCTTCTCACTACGAAGACGGCAAAGTCAAGTTGGATGCTTTTGAGAAGAAGCCGTGGATGACAATGTGGGTTGACAATGAAAGTTACTCCTGA